The following is a genomic window from Opitutus sp. GAS368.
GCCGACCTGTTGCGCTGTCACGGGTTTCACCAGATCCACGAACTCGACTGGGGCCAGACCGCGACGATCGCGACCCGCCACGGCCCGCTCACGATCACGGCCTTCGAAGTTGCGCATTGGGGCGCGCGCATGATGCGCGACGACCATCGCGGCTATAATGGCTATCTTCTGACGCGGGGCAACCACACCGTCGCTTTTGCAGGCGACACGGCCTACACGCCGGCCTTTGCACGGCTCAAGGATCCCACGCGGCCGATCGATCTCATGCTGATGCCCATCGGGGCCTACGATCCGTGGATCCGCGCCCACTGCAATCCCGAGCAGGCGGCGGACATGGCCCGCCAGGCCGGCGCGCGCACTTTCGTGCCGATCCACCACGAGACCTTCAAGCTGAGCGCCGAGGCGATGGATGAACCGGCAGCCCGCGTTCGCGCGGCCTTCGCGAAAGAGCCCCACCGCCTGCTGGCGGTGAGTGTCGGGGAGACTTTTCGCGTCCCGCTGCGGCCGGCGGCCTGAACGTCCCGGTTTGGCCACAAAAAGGCGCAAAAAAAAACCGGACAGTTTTTTGACCACGGATTGTACCGATTATGACGGATTGGGGAATCGTTTCAGAACCACATCCGTGTCAATTCGTGTAATCCGCGGTTAAAAAGGTTTTTGGATTATCCTTCGCGCCCTTCGCGCCTTCGCGTGAAACACGGTTTGGCTTAAACGGCGGCG
Proteins encoded in this region:
- a CDS encoding MBL fold metallo-hydrolase, which produces MTRWRMIRQMLFDGRGKPLPPAHRPVPASWRDDAITGSVLGHSTVFLNFLGVQVLTDPVFSRRVGLGVPPFVLGPKRYHAPALGPRELPKPDVIVLSHAHFDHFDVWSLRKFDRRTPVVTARATADLLRCHGFHQIHELDWGQTATIATRHGPLTITAFEVAHWGARMMRDDHRGYNGYLLTRGNHTVAFAGDTAYTPAFARLKDPTRPIDLMLMPIGAYDPWIRAHCNPEQAADMARQAGARTFVPIHHETFKLSAEAMDEPAARVRAAFAKEPHRLLAVSVGETFRVPLRPAA